Within bacterium, the genomic segment CTATTACAGAATGAAACAGAACCATTGTTTAGAATAATATCATTTTTTTTAAAGATGCTCATAATAGCCTCGGGGTCATTAAGGTTTATATTTTTTGATAGGCCAAGGTAGCAAATAGCTCTATACGCACTACCAGAGGAGCAATAATTAAAACCTAATTTTTTTGCAACTAATCTCGCTGTTGTTGTTTTTCCAGCCCCTGATGGCCCATCAATGGCGATAATGACGGTTTTCATTAAAACCCCTTTTCGCCAAAAGCCTCTTCTTCCTCTTCTTTTTTCTCTTTGTCCTGAAGCCCAAATTTTCTCATTTTAAGGTCAAGGTCTACCTTGTTGTATGAGATGCCGAGAGCTGTTTTTCTCTCTATTTCCTTTCTCTGCCATCTATTGAATAAATCTTCATTGAGGCTTATTATCTCAGGAGACCTTGTTTTTCCATCCAAAGCCTCCTTCATCTCCATAAAATTTGCTCCCTTTTCAATTATATCAGCAACATATGGTGTATTGGCAAGAATTTCACATACCGGAATAAATCCTCCCCCTATTTTTGGAGTAAGTTGTTGTGATATAAATGCCCTCATTACAGAGGCAATTTCCTTGTATGCATCAGCTTTGCTTATATTCTGCCTCAAGGTTATAATTCTCTCAATAGTTTGTATGGCATTCCTTGTATGCAGGGTTGCTAAGACAAGGTGTCCTGTATTTGCGGCTATTATTGCCTCATCCATCTCATCTTTTCCCCTTATTTCTCCAAGCAGAATTACATTTGGATGCTTTCTCAAAGAAGCAACAATGCCGTCATAAAATGATGGAACATCAATCCCAACCTGCTGCTGGATAACAATATCACTTAAACCATTCTCCCCCTCTTTTGGTTTATGAACAAACTCAACAGGGTCTTCAATAGTAACAATAGAAAGAGACCTTGTATCCCTCATCTCTTTTATCATAGCAGAAAGGGTTGTTGATTTTCCAGAACCTGTAGGCCCTGTAACAAGAACCAATCCATCTTTGTGGTCGCATACCATCTTAAGCCTTTCATAAACCTCAGGAGAAAAGGAAAGGTCTGAAAGGGATGGAATTTTGGCTGGAATATTTCTCATTACTATCCCAAGGTTTCCAAAGGTGGATGTAATATGAACCCTAAAATATGCTTTATCTTCTAATGAATAGCTTGTGTCTAACTCTCTTCTTCCAATGTGCTCCTTTTTTGTTATTATTGAGACAATATTGGTTATATCCTCCTGGGTTAATATTGGGTATTCTTCTTTAAAATAGAAATTTATTTCATAAAGGTTGTGGTCTTTAGAATCCCTTAATATAGGATAATTATAAGGGACAAGATAAAGGTCTGGAAAACCCCTTTCTGCCATAAGAGAAAGGATTGAATGAAATACCTCTTCTTTATAAAACCCGCGATATTCTAGCATATAAAAATATTGTTTTAAATCTCTAAATTCTAAATCCTTTTATTCTAAAGAAAGCCATTTTTCTATTTCTTTAGCAAGCTCATCCTTTGTTTTAGGCTCTTCTTTTTTCCCTTTTATAGCCTCAATGAATTCCCTTGTCTTCTCTTCTCCAAGGCTTGCAACAAGGGCCTTTAACCCAATTTTAACAATATCCTCCTCTTTTTCTATTTTTACTACTTCCTTCTCTTTTCCCTTTTCGGTAAAATCAGGGCAGGTTTGGCATTTTTTTATATCAAAGATTGGCTCTTTAATCTTATCACAAACAGCCCTTTCTATTCTTATCTCTACCCTCCTTCCTCCAACACCAAGTGCTGAAAAAACCTCATCTTTTCTTAAAGAAAATACAAGATGGCTACATCTTTTTTCATATACAGGGCAATGTGCCTTACATATCTCTTTTGTTATCCTATTATACCTTGGAATCTTCTTGCAGATGAAATTGCCCTCTTCAGACACGCCAAAAAATTCACATTCGTTCATTTTTTTCAAGATAGAGAAAGCCACATTCCTTCGCAAGGTTTCTTATTTTTTCAATGCAGCTCTTTCTTTCAGAAACGCTTATTAAACCCCTTGCATCTAAAATATTAAATATATGTGAGCATTTTAAAAGATAGTCATAGGCAGGAAGAAAAAGCCCTTTTTTTAATAAATTAAGGGATTCCTTCTCATAAATTCCAAATAGCTCAAAGTGGCTATTGGGATCTGCCATTTTAAAGTTAAATTTAGAAAATTGAACCTCTCCTTCAAGATGAACATCTCCATATGTTGTGCTATTATTCCAGACAAGGTTAAAAACATTGTCCTTCTCTTGAAGATACATAGCAATCCTTTCAAGCCCATAGGTTATCTCGCAAGAAGGAGGATTAAGATGGATAGATGCCATTTGCTGGAAGTATGTAAATTGTGTTATCTCCATTCCATCAAGCCAAACCTCCCATCCCAGACCTCCTGCACCAAGTGTAGGGGATTCCCAATCATCCTCAACAAACCTTATATCGTGTAAATTAGGCTCTGCACCAAGGGCATTTAGGCTTTCAAGGTAGACATCCTGAATATCATCTGGTATTGGTTTTATAATAACTTGAAATTGATAGTAATGGCAAAGCCTATTTGGATTTTCTCCATACCTTCCATCCGTTGGCCTTCTTGATGCCTGAACATAGGCAACCTTCCAGGGTTTTTCTCCCAATACGCGAAAGAATGTTTCTGGGCTAAATGTTCCAGCTCCAACCTCAATGTCATAAGGTTGGGCTATTAAACATCCATAATCAGCCCAATATTTCTGAAGACTAAATATTACATCCTGAAAGGTCATTTAAAAAACTCAAAACTAAAAACTCAAAACTAAAAACTGAGGTTAAGTTTTTTATAAATCCTTACCACAGTTTTGCGCTTTACGTTTTGAATTTTACATTTTTTATCTAGGCGCGAGCGGGCTTGAACCGCTGACCCCTTGCGCGTCAAGCAAGTGCTCTCCCACTGAGCTACGCGCCTATCCCAATATCTCTTGATAAAGCCTTATAGCTTCTCTAATGTCATCTTTGATTCCTGGAATAAATTCATAGGCATCTAATTCATTAGAGAGAATCCACCTATACTCACTAAATTCTGCTTTATTAAGGATTACTTGACCGTCAAGATAATCTACAAAACGACACAAAAATTTTATCCCGGGAATAATAACATCATTTTCTCTATCAACTATCTTATAATCTCCTAATACCCTTAATGGCTCAACTACTATACCAAACTCTTCCATAAACTGCCTTTTTATAGCCTCTTCAAAATATTCTTTTCTATGAACCTGGCCACCCCCACATTCCCAAAGCCCGGGATAAAGCCTTCTTTTATTATTCCGTTTACCCACCAATACTTTTAGTTCATCTTCTCTTTTGAGACAAACACCCGCCACATGCACCTCTATTTGATGAATTTCATCCTCGCGAGTAGGTGGGTGAATTTGAGAAAGACGAACTTCCTTAGAACACCAAACCTCCTTTCCCGCAAAACCACTTATTTCTACTAATCTTTCTCTCCTAAAACCACTTGTTTCAATCTTCTCTGCTTTTTTTACTGTTGAATCATAATCAATTATTATCCCACAAGGCCTGGTAAAATCGCAATAGCGAGAAGTTAAATTAAGCAAATATCCAATATACTCATAAATCTCTTCTTCTGGATAGATTATTTCATTTATAAAACCAACACTCATTCCAATCCCAAATTCTAATAAATCAAAATTGAAACCTTCTTGGCTTAAGTCTTTTTTCTTTTTATCAAATTCATCTTTTAATCCTTTAAGGTTATTCAGCACCACATCAAATTCCTCCTCCTTATAATCTTTTATGATAAGAACCCCATCACCCAGAAATTTTCTATAGTTTTTATCTCTTGGAAAATATTTTTCTATAATCTCATAGAAACTTTTTAATAATTTTACCCGAAAATAGTCATTATTTCCTTCAAGATTGTTCCATCGGGAGAAATTTCTAATATCAACATAGATAACATATCTTCTTACTGCATTAAACTTAACTGCCGACACTTCATCTTTTGGGTGGATAATATTATTCAATTTTTACTTTATCATTTCAGGCGGCGAGCGGATTCGAACCGCTGAATAAAGGTTTTGCAGACCTCTGCCTTCCCACTTGGCTACACCGCCCCATTAGTCCATAATTATATCATATTATTGCTTCAATATCAACTCAATTTCAGCTTTTCCCATATTCATTATCTTTGCTATCTCTGGTATCTCAAACCCTTCATCCCTTAGCCTGAAAACATCAGGAAATCTTTTATTCTCTCTCTCTTTAGCCCTTTCGTCAAGCTCTTTTATTACATCCTTTGCCTCCTTTATCTTCTCCTCTAAAATGTCAATATTTCTTTCTGCAATCTGGTCAAAGGAAGCTATTAGTTTTTCACCCTTTTCAAGAAAGGTAATAAATTCCCTCTTTTCTTCTTTTTTTTCTCTTATCTTCCATATAATAAGAAATAATGTAAGAAATAAAAGAAGGAAGATAATAACATAACTCACCTTTTGTTTCTAAATGAAAGAATAAGCTCTATTTCTCCCTTTCCAATCTTT encodes:
- a CDS encoding NUDIX domain-containing protein, translating into MNNIIHPKDEVSAVKFNAVRRYVIYVDIRNFSRWNNLEGNNDYFRVKLLKSFYEIIEKYFPRDKNYRKFLGDGVLIIKDYKEEEFDVVLNNLKGLKDEFDKKKKDLSQEGFNFDLLEFGIGMSVGFINEIIYPEEEIYEYIGYLLNLTSRYCDFTRPCGIIIDYDSTVKKAEKIETSGFRRERLVEISGFAGKEVWCSKEVRLSQIHPPTREDEIHQIEVHVAGVCLKREDELKVLVGKRNNKRRLYPGLWECGGGQVHRKEYFEEAIKRQFMEEFGIVVEPLRVLGDYKIVDRENDVIIPGIKFLCRFVDYLDGQVILNKAEFSEYRWILSNELDAYEFIPGIKDDIREAIRLYQEILG
- a CDS encoding ATPase, T2SS/T4P/T4SS family, which encodes MLEYRGFYKEEVFHSILSLMAERGFPDLYLVPYNYPILRDSKDHNLYEINFYFKEEYPILTQEDITNIVSIITKKEHIGRRELDTSYSLEDKAYFRVHITSTFGNLGIVMRNIPAKIPSLSDLSFSPEVYERLKMVCDHKDGLVLVTGPTGSGKSTTLSAMIKEMRDTRSLSIVTIEDPVEFVHKPKEGENGLSDIVIQQQVGIDVPSFYDGIVASLRKHPNVILLGEIRGKDEMDEAIIAANTGHLVLATLHTRNAIQTIERIITLRQNISKADAYKEIASVMRAFISQQLTPKIGGGFIPVCEILANTPYVADIIEKGANFMEMKEALDGKTRSPEIISLNEDLFNRWQRKEIERKTALGISYNKVDLDLKMRKFGLQDKEKKEEEEEAFGEKGF
- a CDS encoding glycine--tRNA ligase subunit alpha; the encoded protein is MTFQDVIFSLQKYWADYGCLIAQPYDIEVGAGTFSPETFFRVLGEKPWKVAYVQASRRPTDGRYGENPNRLCHYYQFQVIIKPIPDDIQDVYLESLNALGAEPNLHDIRFVEDDWESPTLGAGGLGWEVWLDGMEITQFTYFQQMASIHLNPPSCEITYGLERIAMYLQEKDNVFNLVWNNSTTYGDVHLEGEVQFSKFNFKMADPNSHFELFGIYEKESLNLLKKGLFLPAYDYLLKCSHIFNILDARGLISVSERKSCIEKIRNLAKECGFLYLEKNERM